One part of the Marispirochaeta sp. genome encodes these proteins:
- the rpsB gene encoding 30S ribosomal protein S2 encodes MAVVTMKNLLESGVHFGHQTKRWDPRMKKYIFAERNGIHIIDLQKTIAAIREAYEVVRKSVHEGKSVLFIGTKKQAQQAIEREAQRCGMYYVNNRWLGGMLTNFSTIKKSILRLKKIEKMEIDGTFESLTKKEVSKLNKERARLEKNLGGIKEMKDLPGVVFIIDTKKESIAVAEAQRMGIPIIAVVDTNCNPDGINYPIPGNDDAIRAITLFTQIIANAVVEADNEIGLEVIETLQDDDEDLNSEKVPDKDDAEKSEEVETVSVAAAVNSEDEKTEESFTDKDYSDYSPEEEEKTESPVEETVVEEETVALVDEDKLYED; translated from the coding sequence TTGGCAGTAGTTACTATGAAGAACCTGCTTGAGTCGGGGGTCCATTTCGGCCACCAGACCAAGCGCTGGGACCCCCGCATGAAGAAGTATATCTTCGCCGAGCGGAACGGGATCCACATCATCGATTTGCAGAAGACCATCGCCGCGATTCGCGAAGCATACGAGGTGGTCCGTAAATCCGTTCACGAGGGCAAATCAGTCCTCTTTATCGGAACAAAAAAACAGGCTCAGCAGGCAATTGAGCGTGAAGCACAGCGCTGCGGAATGTACTATGTGAACAACCGCTGGCTCGGAGGCATGCTCACCAATTTTTCTACCATTAAGAAGTCGATTCTTCGTCTGAAGAAAATTGAGAAGATGGAAATTGACGGAACCTTCGAAAGCCTGACTAAAAAAGAGGTATCAAAACTCAATAAAGAGCGTGCACGCCTGGAGAAAAACCTCGGCGGTATCAAGGAAATGAAAGACCTCCCCGGCGTGGTTTTTATTATCGATACCAAGAAAGAGTCCATCGCGGTAGCGGAAGCCCAGCGTATGGGTATTCCCATTATCGCAGTAGTTGATACCAACTGTAATCCTGACGGCATCAACTACCCTATTCCCGGAAACGATGACGCAATCCGTGCAATAACCCTGTTTACACAGATTATTGCCAATGCAGTTGTTGAAGCCGACAACGAAATCGGACTTGAAGTTATTGAAACCCTTCAGGACGACGATGAGGACCTCAATTCCGAGAAAGTACCTGATAAGGACGATGCGGAAAAGAGTGAAGAAGTAGAGACCGTATCAGTTGCGGCGGCCGTCAATAGCGAAGACGAGAAAACCGAAGAATCCTTCACTGATAAGGATTATTCCGATTATAGTCCCGAAGAAGAAGAAAAGACCGAAAGCCCTGTCGAAGAAACGGTTGTCGAGGAAGAGACCGTCGCGCTGGTTGACGAAGATAAACTATACGAAGATTAG
- a CDS encoding phosphatidate cytidylyltransferase: protein MTSIQSRILTFAVGVPGISAIILFFPQGNHLLFTLFTVVFIYLGSRETANLFRQKGYSVPFFVPFSAALFPFLTWTGMHFGISGRLIEYYTVLVLMFILMREIQNSEDRDFSSSLLRIGASFTTFFYPAFFSIYAVRITGLEHPGLRLFTFLILVFANDTAAYIFGSLFGRKSRRLFKASPNKSLVGFGSGFIVTIIIAALIHYLLPVIFTSIYVACAAGVSVGLTAIIGDLAESALKRSAVIKDSGDVIPGRGGILDSIDSIIFSAPLYFLILNYFS, encoded by the coding sequence ATGACAAGCATACAATCAAGAATCCTAACCTTTGCTGTCGGGGTCCCCGGGATTTCCGCAATTATTCTTTTTTTCCCCCAGGGGAATCATCTGCTTTTTACCCTCTTTACTGTAGTCTTTATATACCTTGGATCCAGAGAAACTGCCAATCTTTTCCGACAGAAAGGGTACTCCGTACCCTTTTTTGTTCCCTTTTCGGCGGCTCTTTTTCCGTTTTTGACCTGGACGGGCATGCATTTCGGTATTTCTGGGCGGCTCATCGAATACTACACCGTTCTGGTCCTGATGTTTATTCTCATGCGCGAAATCCAGAATTCTGAAGACAGGGATTTCAGTTCGTCTCTGCTTCGCATTGGCGCTTCTTTTACCACGTTCTTTTATCCGGCTTTTTTCTCAATTTACGCTGTTCGCATTACTGGGCTTGAGCATCCCGGTCTTCGCCTTTTCACCTTTCTTATTCTTGTCTTCGCAAATGATACCGCCGCCTATATTTTCGGTTCACTCTTTGGCAGAAAATCACGCCGATTGTTTAAAGCCAGTCCAAATAAAAGCCTGGTTGGATTTGGTTCGGGATTCATTGTCACTATTATTATAGCTGCACTCATCCACTATCTGCTCCCGGTGATTTTTACCAGCATATATGTAGCATGTGCCGCGGGGGTCTCTGTTGGTTTGACTGCCATTATCGGTGACCTTGCTGAATCCGCACTGAAACGATCAGCTGTTATCAAGGACTCAGGGGACGTGATTCCCGGGCGAGGTGGAATACTGGATTCAATAGATTCTATTATTTTCAGTGCTCCTTTATATTTCCTGATTCTTAACTATTTTAGCTGA
- the frr gene encoding ribosome recycling factor, with amino-acid sequence MESIKKSAEDRMKKSLAAMEEEFGSIRTGRASAALFDKVKVEYYGAPTPLSQVATISTPEARLVVIQPWDKNVLGDIEKALLKSELSVNPNNDGKVIRINIPPLTEDRRKELVKLAKSTAEQGRVAIRNIRRDANDDLKKQQKEGNLTEDDVKRGTDDIQKLTNLYIEQINEKLDKKEKEILEI; translated from the coding sequence ATGGAATCGATAAAAAAGAGCGCTGAAGACCGGATGAAAAAGAGCCTCGCAGCCATGGAGGAAGAGTTCGGATCTATCAGGACCGGCCGTGCCTCCGCAGCTTTATTCGACAAGGTCAAGGTAGAATATTACGGAGCCCCCACCCCACTGTCACAGGTGGCCACAATTTCCACTCCTGAAGCACGGCTTGTTGTTATTCAACCCTGGGACAAGAATGTTCTTGGCGACATAGAAAAAGCCCTGCTCAAGTCGGAACTTTCGGTAAATCCAAACAACGACGGCAAAGTTATACGTATCAATATTCCGCCTCTTACTGAAGACCGAAGAAAAGAACTGGTCAAGCTTGCAAAGAGTACTGCAGAGCAGGGTCGTGTGGCGATTCGCAACATCCGTCGGGATGCCAACGATGATCTGAAAAAACAGCAAAAAGAAGGAAATTTGACCGAGGACGATGTCAAGCGGGGAACTGATGACATTCAGAAGCTCACGAATCTGTATATCGAACAGATTAATGAAAAGCTCGACAAGAAGGAGAAAGAGATCCTAGAGATCTAA
- the rseP gene encoding RIP metalloprotease RseP: protein MFFTIVTGLIGLGIVIFVHETGHFLAAKAMGIEVEAFSLGWGNPLVRFSFRGTEYRISSLPIGGYCKLKGEQNLQPGEAAESENTGPEEGSLFSVAPWRRVLTFLAGPVSNLIFSVLILSLIWGIGFSIKTFDNRIILVSDYDNVGTAASRYPADQAGIKTGDLIVSINGKEVEHYRDIQELISIRAGETLSLSVERNGEILPITITPRMNPETGGGIIGVTPWIEPVVAEVASGSPAAAAGILPGDRIVEADGKAVQNHLDFLQVLENHPLRFGLKIERNGKIIDLRMVPDYNENGTPVTGISYASITSTQRAASPLQALYRGFSESFSIIGLSIKSFALLFKGIDLQQAVSGPIRITYMVGQVASSGFSEGIQTGLIALFRFLSFLSVALFVMNLLPIPALDGGLIVITVFEMLRKKRISSKVFNRYQVFGFIFIMALLVFTTFNDIFYFFTRL from the coding sequence ATGTTTTTTACCATTGTAACCGGGCTGATCGGCCTCGGTATTGTAATATTTGTGCATGAAACAGGCCATTTTCTGGCCGCCAAAGCTATGGGTATTGAGGTTGAAGCCTTTTCTCTTGGCTGGGGAAACCCCCTTGTCCGGTTTAGTTTTCGGGGAACAGAGTATCGAATCTCCTCGCTGCCTATTGGAGGTTACTGTAAATTAAAGGGTGAGCAGAACCTGCAGCCCGGAGAAGCAGCTGAATCCGAAAATACCGGCCCGGAAGAAGGTTCACTTTTTTCCGTTGCGCCATGGCGGCGGGTGCTTACTTTTCTGGCAGGACCGGTAAGTAATCTGATATTTTCCGTTCTTATTCTCTCCCTGATATGGGGAATCGGCTTCAGCATTAAGACCTTTGACAACAGGATTATCCTTGTTTCTGATTACGACAATGTTGGTACAGCCGCTTCCCGGTATCCCGCAGATCAGGCAGGAATCAAGACTGGCGATCTGATTGTCAGCATAAACGGCAAAGAGGTAGAACACTATCGGGATATACAGGAGCTGATTTCGATACGGGCCGGCGAAACCCTCAGCCTTTCAGTAGAACGGAACGGAGAGATCCTTCCCATTACAATAACCCCAAGAATGAACCCGGAAACCGGGGGAGGCATTATAGGGGTTACGCCCTGGATCGAGCCTGTTGTAGCCGAAGTGGCTTCCGGGTCCCCTGCAGCAGCAGCCGGAATTCTTCCTGGAGACCGAATTGTCGAGGCAGACGGTAAAGCCGTCCAAAACCATCTTGATTTTCTGCAGGTCCTGGAAAATCATCCTTTAAGATTCGGATTAAAGATCGAACGCAATGGAAAGATTATCGATCTTCGTATGGTTCCTGATTACAACGAAAACGGAACACCGGTTACCGGCATCAGTTACGCGAGTATAACCTCAACACAGCGTGCAGCATCCCCCCTTCAGGCCCTTTACAGGGGATTCAGCGAGTCCTTTTCTATCATCGGCCTGAGCATCAAAAGTTTCGCCCTGCTCTTTAAGGGTATAGATTTACAGCAGGCGGTATCCGGTCCAATACGAATAACCTACATGGTTGGACAGGTAGCCTCGAGCGGCTTCAGTGAGGGTATTCAGACAGGACTTATAGCGCTTTTCCGCTTTTTAAGTTTCCTGAGTGTGGCGCTTTTTGTGATGAATCTTCTACCCATCCCGGCCCTGGATGGCGGTTTAATTGTCATAACAGTATTTGAAATGCTCCGTAAAAAAAGAATTTCTTCAAAGGTTTTTAACCGCTACCAAGTATTCGGTTTTATATTTATAATGGCTCTTCTGGTTTTTACAACTTTTAATGATATCTTTTACTTTTTTACCAGGCTCTGA
- the uppS gene encoding polyprenyl diphosphate synthase, producing the protein MGTIDPARLPKHIGIIMDGNGRWARMRNLQRTAGHKEGLKSAKAVIGRAAELGIQYVTLFTFSTENWRRSQDEVKFLFNLINVYLRKEMDFYRKHKIRVIHTGNTENLPEQVRKELMSVRDDTADFPGLTVNIAINYGSRDQILRAISRLFENGQKMVDEKTLRSCFDNPEVPDADLVIRTAGEKRLSNFLLWESAYAELYFSEKLWPDWTGDDLDTAIIDYQGRTRRYGGAE; encoded by the coding sequence ATGGGCACAATAGACCCGGCTCGTTTGCCGAAGCATATTGGCATTATTATGGATGGGAACGGCCGCTGGGCCAGAATGCGCAATCTTCAGCGGACTGCCGGCCATAAAGAGGGACTCAAAAGCGCTAAAGCGGTTATTGGGCGGGCGGCGGAGCTGGGTATTCAGTATGTCACCTTGTTCACCTTTTCTACCGAAAACTGGCGCCGCAGCCAGGATGAGGTAAAGTTCTTATTTAACCTTATTAATGTCTATCTTCGAAAAGAGATGGATTTCTACCGAAAGCACAAGATCCGGGTTATCCACACTGGGAACACGGAGAATCTTCCCGAACAGGTCCGTAAGGAATTGATGTCGGTACGTGACGACACTGCAGATTTCCCGGGTCTAACCGTCAATATCGCGATAAATTACGGGAGCCGCGACCAGATACTGCGGGCAATCAGCCGTCTGTTTGAGAACGGACAAAAAATGGTAGACGAAAAGACCCTTCGAAGCTGTTTTGACAACCCGGAAGTACCCGATGCCGATCTTGTTATCAGAACGGCTGGAGAAAAACGACTTTCCAATTTTCTTCTTTGGGAATCCGCCTATGCGGAGCTATATTTTTCAGAGAAACTATGGCCCGATTGGACTGGAGACGATCTTGATACGGCCATCATAGACTATCAAGGCCGAACACGGCGCTACGGCGGAGCTGAATGA
- a CDS encoding Maf family protein has protein sequence MRESPEEEIVITLASASPQRAAMLSDLGFPLLQHPQHIDETLLTNHIEEESLRLARLKAEFCMLQGEHSQWIVGVDTLAGIGSSILGKPSCRDEARETLAALQGARHTVSSGIALFDTKRKRSVMEVISTEVDFAPMTPEEIDWYLDTLEWNGAAGAYRIQGRGGLFIHALKGSYPNVVGLPIHTFYGMLRSFNYPFQLLKR, from the coding sequence ATGCGGGAATCACCGGAAGAAGAAATTGTTATAACCCTGGCATCTGCCTCACCGCAGCGTGCAGCCATGCTTAGCGATCTGGGATTCCCTCTCCTCCAGCATCCCCAGCATATCGATGAGACCCTGCTTACAAACCATATAGAAGAGGAATCCCTGCGTTTAGCCCGGCTAAAGGCTGAATTCTGCATGCTGCAGGGAGAACACAGTCAATGGATTGTGGGAGTAGACACCCTCGCAGGGATCGGCTCCTCAATACTGGGAAAACCTTCCTGTCGCGATGAGGCACGGGAAACACTTGCTGCCCTGCAGGGCGCCCGTCATACGGTCTCTTCTGGAATTGCACTGTTTGACACTAAAAGAAAAAGATCTGTCATGGAGGTCATTAGTACCGAGGTAGATTTTGCTCCAATGACACCGGAAGAGATCGACTGGTATCTTGATACCCTGGAGTGGAACGGTGCTGCCGGCGCCTACCGCATACAAGGACGGGGAGGACTCTTTATTCATGCTCTAAAAGGGAGTTACCCCAATGTGGTGGGCTTGCCAATCCACACGTTTTATGGCATGTTAAGGTCGTTCAATTATCCGTTTCAATTGCTGAAGCGGTAA
- a CDS encoding ATP-binding cassette domain-containing protein, giving the protein MSFLQLSGISLAFGDRDVLKEVNLRIDSRDRIALTGANGSGKSSLLKIAAGLIAADSGNCTFSPGARVTYLPQTGLEHSGRTLLDEAEMAYTYVHAMIDEKVLIEELLSESREGDPKIEDLVHRQHLLEESIAHSGYYQREQRISDVLTGLGFSRKDSMKDTGTFSGGWQMRIALAKALLTNPDILLLDEPTNYLDLEARDWLQSFLGSFDGGIVLVSHDRYFLDSCVNKVADLFLGELTLYTGNYSAYLNQRSQELEQLHKAYLQQQEEIARLESFIQRFRYNSSKAALVQSRIKQLEKIEPIQIPENMKHVRFSFPQPPHSGKQVIRFYDGLKKYGDNCVFSGLELEVQRGDKLALVGKNGAGKSTLMRILAGIDTSYEGELKLGSGVKTGFFNQDLESTFTADRSIYDEIVVNAPTALVPSLRGLLGAFLFRGDDIYKSLSVLSGGEKSRLALLKLLLNPVNLLILDEPTNHLDLQTKDVLLDVLKDYQGTLIFVSHDRYFIDQLATSVFEIQDGAGRLFPGEYGYYRSLKERETGNSDESTERSRTVPADEENKSDSRLHREQLKSLQTASRRLAREEESLLKTIDSLERQLAAKEKELARPQVYSAPEASKRVQEEISRIRADMEDAHNQWEDIAHELFETEASIENLIGPVRQ; this is encoded by the coding sequence ATGTCTTTTCTTCAATTAAGCGGCATATCCCTGGCTTTCGGCGACAGAGATGTTTTAAAAGAGGTTAATCTTCGCATCGACTCCAGGGACCGCATTGCGCTGACAGGTGCAAACGGATCGGGGAAATCCTCTCTTTTAAAAATCGCCGCCGGGCTGATTGCAGCAGACAGCGGGAACTGCACATTCAGCCCCGGAGCCCGGGTAACGTATCTGCCCCAGACAGGACTGGAGCATTCTGGACGCACTCTGCTGGACGAAGCTGAAATGGCCTATACCTACGTGCATGCCATGATCGACGAAAAGGTACTGATCGAAGAGCTCCTCTCTGAATCCCGGGAGGGAGACCCGAAAATCGAAGACCTTGTTCACCGCCAGCATCTGCTGGAAGAATCTATTGCCCATAGCGGATACTACCAGCGGGAACAACGCATCAGCGATGTTCTGACCGGTCTTGGTTTTTCCCGGAAAGATTCGATGAAGGATACCGGTACGTTTTCCGGGGGATGGCAGATGCGCATTGCCCTGGCCAAGGCGCTGTTGACAAATCCTGATATTCTGCTTCTTGACGAACCGACTAACTATCTTGACCTTGAAGCCCGGGACTGGCTCCAATCTTTTCTCGGCAGCTTTGACGGCGGGATTGTTCTTGTTTCTCACGACAGGTATTTTCTCGACTCCTGTGTAAACAAGGTGGCAGATCTATTTCTCGGAGAACTTACCCTGTACACCGGGAACTATTCAGCTTATCTGAACCAGCGCAGTCAGGAGCTTGAACAGCTCCACAAAGCCTACCTTCAGCAACAGGAAGAGATTGCCCGTCTGGAAAGCTTTATCCAGCGTTTTCGTTACAACTCATCAAAAGCTGCCCTGGTTCAGAGCCGGATTAAACAGCTTGAAAAGATAGAACCCATCCAGATCCCGGAAAACATGAAGCATGTACGCTTCTCTTTTCCCCAGCCGCCGCACAGCGGCAAACAGGTAATCCGGTTCTATGATGGATTAAAGAAATACGGAGACAACTGTGTCTTCTCAGGCCTTGAGCTTGAGGTCCAGCGGGGCGACAAGCTCGCTCTTGTTGGAAAAAACGGCGCCGGAAAATCAACCCTTATGAGAATTCTTGCGGGAATCGATACAAGTTACGAAGGTGAACTGAAACTCGGTAGCGGGGTAAAAACTGGTTTTTTTAATCAGGATCTTGAAAGCACCTTTACTGCGGACCGTTCCATTTACGATGAAATAGTGGTAAACGCGCCCACCGCTCTTGTGCCCTCTCTTCGCGGTCTTTTAGGGGCCTTTCTGTTCCGGGGAGACGATATATACAAGTCTCTTTCCGTACTCAGCGGAGGAGAAAAAAGCCGGCTTGCCCTGCTTAAGCTGCTTTTAAACCCGGTGAATCTTCTGATACTTGATGAACCCACAAATCATCTGGATCTGCAGACCAAGGATGTGCTTCTGGATGTTCTTAAGGATTATCAGGGAACTCTTATTTTTGTTTCCCATGACCGTTATTTTATTGACCAGCTTGCGACTTCTGTTTTTGAAATCCAGGACGGCGCAGGCCGCTTATTCCCCGGTGAATACGGGTATTACCGCTCTCTTAAGGAGCGGGAGACAGGAAACTCCGATGAAAGTACAGAGCGCAGCAGGACAGTGCCCGCAGATGAAGAGAATAAAAGTGACAGTCGTCTGCACAGGGAACAGTTAAAGAGTCTGCAAACAGCATCGCGGCGGCTTGCACGAGAAGAAGAGTCCCTCCTGAAAACGATAGACAGTCTTGAAAGGCAGCTTGCCGCCAAAGAGAAGGAACTGGCCCGTCCTCAAGTTTATTCGGCCCCGGAGGCCTCGAAGCGGGTACAGGAAGAGATTTCCCGTATAAGGGCAGACATGGAAGATGCCCACAATCAGTGGGAAGATATCGCCCATGAACTCTTCGAAACCGAAGCATCAATCGAAAATCTTATCGGGCCGGTGCGGCAATGA
- the tsf gene encoding translation elongation factor Ts, which yields MAVSAADVKTLRDKTGAGMMECKKALVESDGDFAKAEKILKELGLAAAAKRSGRATNEGRVFSLVTDSRAVILELGCETDFVARNKEFIESGEKIIRKIADDGLTESTPELEALVTEVVSKIKENITIARFKSLPVGDNEIAVDYVHGEGNIGVLVKFSLEKSDMITDSRVKEFAFDTALHIAAYNPLYLDKDAVDPAYLKEQEEIFTVQAKNLDKPDNVVQGIVKGKLNKHLSEICLLNQGFVKEEKKSVSQVMDEVSKDVGGKLTINDYVYYAVGAE from the coding sequence GTGGCAGTAAGCGCAGCAGATGTAAAAACATTACGTGATAAAACCGGAGCCGGCATGATGGAGTGCAAAAAGGCCCTGGTTGAATCCGATGGAGATTTCGCAAAAGCGGAAAAGATTCTGAAAGAGCTTGGACTCGCCGCCGCTGCAAAGCGAAGCGGACGGGCGACAAATGAGGGCCGGGTATTTTCCCTGGTTACCGATTCCCGGGCTGTGATTCTCGAGCTGGGATGCGAGACTGATTTTGTCGCGCGAAACAAAGAGTTTATCGAAAGCGGAGAAAAAATTATTCGCAAGATCGCCGACGATGGCCTTACCGAAAGCACTCCAGAACTTGAAGCGCTTGTTACCGAAGTGGTCAGTAAGATCAAGGAGAATATTACTATAGCACGCTTCAAATCCCTTCCTGTTGGGGATAATGAAATCGCTGTTGACTACGTTCACGGTGAAGGTAATATTGGCGTGCTGGTAAAATTCAGTCTTGAAAAGTCCGACATGATAACTGATTCCCGGGTAAAAGAGTTCGCTTTTGACACCGCTCTTCATATCGCGGCCTACAATCCCCTGTACCTTGATAAAGATGCTGTTGATCCTGCCTACCTTAAGGAACAGGAAGAGATTTTTACCGTCCAGGCCAAAAATCTGGATAAACCCGATAACGTGGTGCAAGGTATTGTTAAGGGTAAACTGAATAAGCACCTTTCTGAGATCTGCCTTCTGAACCAGGGTTTCGTTAAAGAAGAAAAAAAGAGCGTTTCCCAGGTTATGGATGAAGTTTCGAAAGATGTTGGCGGAAAACTTACGATCAACGATTACGTCTACTACGCTGTAGGCGCAGAATAA
- the dxr gene encoding 1-deoxy-D-xylulose-5-phosphate reductoisomerase encodes MKTKRVILLGATGSIGTSTLDVISSFPDRFRIVGLSAHTNTDQLLQIARKHPEAKTALSGISKADGAEEIDIFGKNAAVELIDSVQADIVVNGIMGSGGLAPSASAISAGMDLALANKETIVMAGDLLLPEARNKGVNVLPVDSEHAAVFQLLKNRPHSEISDIILTASGGAFRTTPLEQLDNVSVQEALNHPTWKMGVKITIDSASMANKGLEVIEAERFFDMNTDKVSVLIHPQSYVHSLVRTCDGILYAQISAPDMKNPIINALSFPETLVSNFAPLDLTGKSLDFYEPDFRRYPMLKLAFQASRKSASYPTAYNAANEAAVDAFIHNRISYLQIPEIVETVLQQDWSEAPIDLQGVFDVDSRVRSAAEKLLAV; translated from the coding sequence ATGAAAACAAAACGCGTTATTCTACTTGGAGCTACCGGCTCTATCGGCACAAGTACTCTTGATGTTATCTCCTCCTTTCCCGACAGATTCAGGATTGTCGGGCTGAGCGCCCACACTAATACAGATCAGCTTTTACAGATTGCCCGGAAGCATCCTGAGGCAAAAACCGCCCTTAGTGGAATCTCAAAAGCCGATGGGGCTGAAGAAATCGACATTTTCGGCAAAAACGCGGCTGTAGAGCTGATTGACTCCGTACAGGCCGATATTGTGGTTAACGGGATTATGGGATCCGGCGGTCTTGCTCCCTCTGCATCTGCTATCAGTGCAGGCATGGACCTCGCCCTGGCCAATAAAGAGACAATCGTCATGGCAGGGGATTTGCTGTTACCGGAAGCAAGGAACAAAGGAGTCAATGTTCTTCCTGTGGACTCGGAACACGCCGCGGTCTTCCAGCTCCTGAAAAACCGTCCACACTCTGAAATCAGCGACATCATTTTAACCGCCTCCGGTGGAGCCTTCCGCACGACTCCGCTGGAGCAGCTTGACAATGTAAGTGTTCAGGAAGCTCTGAACCACCCAACCTGGAAGATGGGCGTCAAAATAACCATCGATTCTGCTTCCATGGCCAATAAGGGCCTTGAGGTTATCGAAGCTGAGCGATTTTTTGACATGAACACCGACAAGGTCTCTGTCCTGATTCATCCGCAAAGTTATGTCCACTCTCTTGTACGAACCTGTGACGGTATACTTTATGCTCAGATAAGCGCACCGGATATGAAAAACCCGATTATAAACGCTCTATCGTTTCCGGAAACCCTGGTGAGTAACTTTGCACCCCTTGACCTCACAGGAAAGAGTCTTGATTTTTATGAACCGGATTTCAGACGGTATCCGATGCTTAAACTGGCTTTTCAGGCCTCCCGCAAATCGGCTTCGTATCCTACGGCATATAATGCCGCCAACGAGGCAGCGGTTGATGCCTTTATACATAACCGTATCAGTTATCTGCAGATTCCGGAGATTGTTGAAACTGTTCTGCAACAAGACTGGAGCGAAGCACCGATAGATTTGCAGGGGGTATTCGATGTGGATTCACGAGTACGCTCTGCAGCTGAAAAATTGCTTGCAGTATAA
- a CDS encoding SH3 domain-containing protein encodes MRVGRIFSVTSLLSLCFLLITSCSSRGIGFGVILWPPENSSLESSDVVKIISESNIEESYIIEVPGSEEKESLKRWRVKSYESENAARQASSEYGPFAETMALSSSVGLPVRSQPDALSDRVYRLRQHEEIKVLSKAPEEAQVGEYRGYWYKVLTQDGTIGYCFDQYLLLYQEGEREAVLSVQSVDLRIEDFFTRSYYPERFVHLIRQGTPALQVLNPEHGLFPDREQGVITIVSAKYSLSEEFSDVESAGRNRYYFTDSGVYITMESPEPPVSSILVQFQAESSDITARFMSIPDLEEMIEEEKLRREVALQEIVEMGERFMSNAYGTIEIYPDGSFEWSGKERLVPETIKAEYEDTGTIRFDRYLSSDLRRKYDGAASFRFHGAGSDQGITFLYTLESQGIRLTMIPEDNVKDFMVREIGYNSLILFMNLQN; translated from the coding sequence ATGCGAGTTGGTAGAATCTTTTCTGTTACAAGCCTTCTAAGCCTTTGCTTCCTTCTGATTACCTCCTGTTCCTCCCGTGGAATCGGTTTCGGGGTCATTCTCTGGCCTCCGGAAAACAGCTCCCTGGAAAGCTCGGATGTAGTAAAGATAATCAGTGAATCGAATATCGAAGAATCCTATATAATTGAAGTTCCCGGGAGCGAAGAAAAAGAGAGCCTTAAACGCTGGCGGGTTAAATCCTACGAGAGTGAAAACGCCGCCAGACAGGCGTCTTCAGAGTATGGTCCTTTTGCCGAAACCATGGCTCTTTCAAGCAGTGTTGGATTACCTGTCCGATCACAGCCCGATGCTTTAAGCGACAGGGTTTACCGGCTGAGACAGCATGAGGAGATAAAAGTTCTGTCTAAAGCCCCTGAAGAAGCACAAGTCGGTGAGTACCGCGGCTACTGGTACAAAGTCCTTACTCAGGATGGTACTATCGGCTACTGTTTTGACCAGTACCTGCTCTTGTATCAGGAAGGCGAACGGGAAGCCGTTCTCTCGGTTCAGAGTGTTGATCTTAGAATTGAAGATTTTTTTACCCGCTCCTACTATCCTGAACGTTTTGTTCATCTAATTCGGCAGGGGACTCCGGCACTACAGGTTCTTAATCCGGAGCATGGACTTTTTCCAGATAGAGAACAGGGAGTAATCACTATTGTTTCTGCAAAATACAGCCTGTCTGAAGAGTTTTCCGATGTGGAAAGTGCGGGAAGGAACCGCTACTACTTTACGGACAGCGGAGTATACATCACAATGGAAAGCCCTGAACCTCCCGTTTCTTCGATTTTGGTTCAGTTTCAGGCAGAATCTTCTGATATAACTGCGCGGTTTATGTCCATTCCCGATCTGGAAGAAATGATCGAGGAAGAAAAACTGCGAAGAGAAGTGGCCCTCCAGGAAATAGTCGAAATGGGCGAGCGCTTTATGAGCAATGCCTACGGAACCATAGAGATTTATCCCGACGGCTCATTTGAGTGGTCAGGCAAAGAGCGTCTGGTACCGGAGACAATAAAAGCAGAGTACGAAGACACCGGTACTATTCGTTTTGACCGGTACCTGTCATCGGATCTGCGCCGTAAATACGACGGGGCCGCGAGTTTCCGGTTTCATGGTGCTGGCTCCGACCAGGGTATTACCTTTTTGTACACCCTGGAGTCACAGGGAATACGCCTGACTATGATCCCTGAGGATAACGTTAAGGACTTCATGGTGCGGGAAATCGGATATAACTCTCTTATCCTTTTTATGAATCTGCAGAATTAG